One Mycobacterium kubicae genomic window carries:
- a CDS encoding alkyl hydroperoxide reductase produces the protein MSVDNLKAALPEYAKDLKLNLGSITRSTALNEEQLWGTLLASAAATRNAQVLSEIAAEAGDYLSADAYNAALGAASIMGMNNVFYRGRGFLEGKYDDLRPGLRMNIIGNPGVDKANFELWSFAVSSINGCAHCVVAHEHTLREAGVDREAVLEALKVAAIVAGVAQAITAAQTLTAVG, from the coding sequence ATGAGTGTGGACAACCTCAAAGCGGCGCTGCCCGAGTATGCGAAGGACCTCAAGCTCAACTTGGGCTCGATCACTCGCAGCACGGCGCTCAACGAGGAACAGCTGTGGGGCACACTGCTGGCCAGTGCCGCGGCGACCCGCAACGCTCAGGTGCTGAGTGAGATCGCGGCCGAGGCCGGTGATTACCTGTCGGCCGATGCCTACAACGCCGCCCTGGGTGCGGCCTCGATCATGGGGATGAACAATGTGTTCTACCGTGGTCGTGGCTTCCTGGAAGGCAAGTACGACGACCTGCGGCCCGGACTGCGGATGAACATCATCGGCAACCCGGGGGTGGACAAAGCCAATTTCGAGCTGTGGAGCTTCGCCGTATCGTCGATCAACGGTTGCGCGCACTGCGTGGTCGCCCACGAGCACACCTTGCGGGAGGCGGGTGTCGACCGGGAGGCCGTGCTCGAAGCACTGAAGGTCGCGGCCATCGTCGCCGGTGTGGCACAGGCCATCACCGCCGCCCAGACACTCACGGCCGTCGGCTGA
- a CDS encoding peroxiredoxin: MSLLTIGDQFPAYKLTALIGGDLSKVDAKQPGDYFTTISSDDHKGQWRVVFFWPKDFTFVCPTEIAAFGKLNDEFADRDAQVLGVSIDSEFVHFQWRAQHEDLKKLPFPMLSDIKRELALATGVLNADGVADRVTFIVDPNNEIQFVSATAGSVGRNVDEVLRVLDALQSDELCACNWRKGDPTIDAGELLKASA; the protein is encoded by the coding sequence ATGTCCCTGCTCACCATCGGTGACCAATTCCCGGCCTACAAGTTGACCGCGTTGATCGGCGGTGACCTGTCGAAGGTCGACGCCAAGCAACCCGGTGACTACTTCACCACCATTTCCAGCGACGACCACAAAGGTCAGTGGCGAGTCGTGTTCTTCTGGCCCAAGGACTTCACCTTCGTGTGCCCAACCGAGATCGCGGCGTTCGGGAAGCTGAACGACGAATTCGCTGACCGCGACGCGCAGGTCCTGGGTGTTTCGATCGACAGCGAGTTCGTCCACTTCCAGTGGCGGGCCCAGCACGAAGACCTCAAGAAGCTTCCGTTCCCGATGCTTTCGGACATCAAGCGCGAACTCGCCCTGGCGACGGGCGTGCTCAACGCCGACGGCGTCGCGGACCGGGTCACCTTCATCGTCGACCCGAACAACGAAATCCAGTTCGTCTCCGCGACCGCCGGATCGGTGGGGCGTAACGTCGACGAGGTGCTGCGGGTCCTGGATGCCTTGCAATCCGACGAATTGTGCGCCTGCAATTGGCGTAAGGGCGACCCGACCATCGACGCGGGCGAATTGCTCAAGGCGTCAGCGTAA
- a CDS encoding hydrogen peroxide-inducible genes activator, with protein sequence MTDKNYQPTLAGLRAFVAVAEKQHFGSAAAALGVSQSTLSQALAALETGLDTQLVERSTRRVFLTADGTGLLPLAQAAVEAADAFTTAAAGVADPLQGAIRLGLIPTVAPYVLPTVLAGLSRRLPELTVRVIEDQTERLLGSLREGALDAALIALPSEATGVTEIPIYEEDFILALPPGHSLAGKHRVPAAALAELPLLLLDEGHCLRDQTLDVCHKAGVRADLADTRAASLATAVQCVMGGLGVTLIPQSAVPVEAARSRIALAEFAAPRPGRRIGLVFRASSGRDEAYRRLAGIIGDVISAEQPVRPAKDHTR encoded by the coding sequence ATGACCGATAAGAACTATCAGCCCACCCTGGCCGGGCTGCGGGCGTTCGTAGCGGTGGCGGAAAAGCAGCATTTCGGAAGTGCCGCAGCCGCTTTGGGCGTCAGCCAGTCGACATTGTCACAGGCGTTGGCCGCGCTGGAGACCGGTCTGGACACCCAGCTCGTCGAGCGGTCGACGCGTCGGGTCTTCCTGACCGCTGACGGCACAGGGCTGCTGCCACTGGCCCAAGCCGCCGTCGAGGCCGCCGATGCCTTCACCACCGCGGCGGCCGGGGTCGCCGACCCGCTGCAGGGTGCCATCCGCCTGGGCCTGATTCCCACCGTCGCGCCCTACGTGCTGCCCACGGTGTTGGCCGGACTGAGCCGTCGGCTGCCCGAGCTGACGGTGCGGGTGATCGAGGACCAGACCGAACGCCTGCTCGGGTCCTTGCGGGAAGGCGCATTGGATGCCGCCTTGATCGCGTTGCCCTCCGAGGCAACCGGGGTGACGGAGATCCCGATCTATGAGGAGGACTTCATCCTGGCGCTGCCCCCCGGACACTCGCTGGCCGGCAAGCATCGGGTGCCTGCGGCCGCGTTGGCGGAGCTACCTCTGTTGTTGCTCGACGAAGGACACTGCCTGCGTGATCAGACCCTCGACGTCTGCCACAAAGCCGGGGTGCGGGCCGACCTCGCCGATACCCGGGCGGCATCACTGGCCACCGCCGTTCAATGCGTGATGGGCGGGCTGGGGGTCACGCTGATCCCGCAGAGCGCGGTGCCCGTTGAAGCCGCCCGCAGCCGGATCGCGCTGGCGGAGTTCGCCGCCCCGCGTCCCGGGCGGCGGATCGGCCTGGTGTTCCGGGCGTCCAGTGGACGCGACGAGGCTTATCGCCGCCTCGCCGGCATCATCGGGGACGTCATCAGCGCCGAACAGCCGGTCCGCCCGGCGAAAGACCACACACGTTAA